The proteins below come from a single Candidatus Kirkpatrickella diaphorinae genomic window:
- a CDS encoding beta-glucosidase family protein — MKRKLAAMMLATACLTPVPITAHAQQVWKNPDATPSERVESLLKATTLDEKFAMLTSEWGATYKSHKKPIGAVGSAGYSAGNKRLGIPALQSTDAGLGVTNTVNMRPGDGATGLPSGQVISGTFDPAFGYQGGRMIATEAAHRGLNEILGGGINLVRDPRGGRNFEYEGEDPILAGDVAAALVNGAQDQHVLSTIKHYALNSIETARREMSSVIDEQPMHESDLLAVKIAIDKSDPASVMCGYNRVNGVHDCLDPYLLTTVLRQEWGYKGYVMSDWGAVYDGDAAWKAGLDQQSGLPLDKEAWFGDYMKKKVVAGEIPVSSVDEKLRHILYPMFRNGLFEAHARPTETAKDIAQHTEVAQKIEEAGAVLLKNDHDILPLKQGLRKILVIGGHADKGVMTGGGSSAVTPRGGSPVRGDVPNDVQHWPRPIGYLTGAPLDALKAEMPHTQVTFLPGDDLDAVKKAAKKADRVIVFASKWATEVIDDADLSMPHHENAMIEAATTAGKPVIVVLQTGNPVLMPWADKVDAVLEAWFPGSGGGKAIARLLTGKVNPSGRLTTTWPVSVSQLPRPEVKGMGLDFSPFINHAPADYDTQIDLNIEGANVGYRWFSLKGEKPLYPFGYGLSYTSFTHTGLKIDPSEDGLVAHTKVSNTGRRAGADVVQIYVNLPDGSPERLAGYLRVQLAPGESKDVTIPLSSYALARFDTASKHWVRKAGAYRFRVATNSFDNAGPSLTSELAQK, encoded by the coding sequence ATGAAAAGAAAATTAGCGGCCATGATGCTGGCGACGGCCTGCCTGACCCCTGTCCCGATCACGGCGCACGCCCAGCAGGTCTGGAAAAACCCTGACGCGACACCCTCCGAGCGGGTCGAATCCCTCCTGAAGGCCACGACGCTCGATGAAAAATTCGCCATGCTGACCTCTGAATGGGGCGCGACCTATAAAAGTCACAAGAAACCGATAGGGGCTGTTGGCTCAGCCGGATACAGTGCAGGTAATAAGCGCCTCGGCATCCCGGCATTACAATCGACCGATGCGGGACTTGGCGTTACCAACACTGTCAATATGCGCCCTGGTGATGGTGCAACAGGTTTACCGAGTGGTCAGGTCATTTCCGGGACTTTTGACCCCGCCTTCGGATATCAGGGTGGCCGCATGATCGCCACTGAGGCGGCACATCGCGGTCTCAACGAAATATTGGGTGGTGGCATCAACCTCGTGAGAGACCCGCGTGGCGGGCGGAACTTCGAGTATGAAGGAGAGGACCCGATCCTGGCAGGTGATGTTGCGGCAGCATTGGTCAATGGCGCGCAGGATCAGCACGTGCTTTCAACCATTAAACATTATGCCCTTAATTCGATCGAGACCGCGCGAAGGGAAATGAGCTCGGTCATTGATGAGCAGCCCATGCACGAATCTGACCTGCTGGCTGTCAAAATCGCGATCGATAAGTCTGATCCGGCATCCGTCATGTGCGGTTATAACCGCGTCAATGGCGTGCATGACTGCCTGGACCCCTATCTTCTGACAACCGTTCTGCGTCAGGAATGGGGCTATAAAGGCTATGTCATGAGTGATTGGGGCGCTGTTTATGACGGTGATGCGGCCTGGAAAGCCGGGCTCGACCAGCAATCCGGCCTGCCTCTGGATAAAGAGGCCTGGTTTGGCGATTACATGAAGAAGAAAGTCGTCGCCGGAGAAATCCCTGTCTCGTCCGTCGATGAAAAATTGCGCCACATCCTTTATCCGATGTTCAGAAACGGGCTTTTTGAAGCGCATGCGCGCCCGACCGAAACGGCGAAGGATATCGCTCAGCACACGGAAGTGGCGCAGAAAATCGAGGAAGCCGGTGCTGTCCTCCTCAAAAACGACCATGATATACTGCCGTTGAAGCAGGGACTGCGGAAAATCCTCGTCATTGGTGGTCATGCGGATAAAGGCGTCATGACCGGCGGTGGCAGCAGCGCCGTCACACCCCGGGGCGGGAGCCCGGTGCGCGGTGATGTGCCCAATGATGTCCAGCATTGGCCACGACCCATCGGCTATCTGACCGGCGCGCCGCTTGATGCGCTGAAGGCTGAAATGCCACATACGCAAGTGACGTTCCTGCCTGGAGATGACCTTGATGCGGTGAAGAAAGCCGCGAAAAAGGCGGATCGCGTCATTGTCTTCGCCTCAAAATGGGCAACTGAGGTGATTGATGACGCCGATCTGTCCATGCCGCATCATGAAAACGCCATGATTGAGGCAGCAACGACGGCGGGTAAACCGGTCATCGTCGTGCTCCAGACGGGCAATCCCGTTTTGATGCCCTGGGCGGACAAAGTGGATGCGGTTCTTGAGGCATGGTTCCCCGGTTCAGGGGGCGGGAAGGCGATTGCGCGGCTTCTGACCGGCAAGGTCAACCCGTCAGGACGGTTGACGACCACCTGGCCCGTTTCCGTCTCACAATTGCCGCGGCCGGAAGTGAAGGGAATGGGACTGGATTTCTCCCCCTTCATAAACCATGCGCCAGCAGATTATGACACGCAGATTGATCTCAATATTGAAGGCGCCAATGTCGGCTATCGCTGGTTCAGCCTTAAAGGGGAGAAACCGCTTTATCCATTTGGCTATGGATTGAGTTACACATCCTTCACCCATACCGGCCTCAAAATTGACCCGTCGGAAGACGGCCTCGTCGCCCATACCAAGGTGTCAAATACAGGCAGGCGCGCCGGTGCCGATGTCGTGCAGATCTACGTCAATCTACCTGATGGCTCCCCCGAGCGTCTTGCCGGATATTTGCGGGTTCAACTCGCGCCCGGTGAATCGAAGGATGTCACCATTCCGCTTTCCTCCTACGCGCTTGCACGTTTCGACACCGCGTCGAAACATTGGGTGCGGAAGGCTGGTGCGTATCGCTTCCGCGTTGCCACAAATAGTTTTGACAATGCGGGCCCGTCTCTGACGTCTGAGCTTGCGCAGAAATAA